In Glycine max cultivar Williams 82 chromosome 7, Glycine_max_v4.0, whole genome shotgun sequence, a single window of DNA contains:
- the LOC100804749 gene encoding LAG1 longevity assurance homolog 2 encodes MDFLWSENATTPRASHFSVAICFAFASFAARFFLDRFVFRSLAIRMLTKGRAPSRITKEMQVKIGKCSESMWKLTYYAAVEAFVLKITYHEPWFTNTKLYFNDWPNHELKSPLVLYYMCQCGFYIYSIAAILTWETRRKDFSVMFTHHVITVLLIGISYLTSFFRVGSIILALHDASDVFMEAAKVFKYSGREFGASVCFGFFAVSWLILRLIFFPFWVIKATSIDLQQVLSLSEGFHMFLYYVFNTMLIMLLIFHIYWWKLICAMILRQLKNRGKVGEDIRSDSDDD; translated from the exons ATGGATTTCCTCTGGAGCGAGAATGCGACGACGCCGCGCGCCTCGCATTTCTCCGTCGCGATCTGCTTCGCCTTCGCCAGTTTCGCGGCCAGGTTCTTCCTTGACAGATTCGTCTTTCGC AGTTTGGCCATTAGGATGTTGACAAAGGGCAGAGCTCCTTCACGTATTACTAAGGAAATGCAAGTAAAGATTGGAAAATGCTCAGAGTCAATGTGGAAGCTAACATATTATGCTGCAGTTGAAGCATTTGTTCTTAAAATTACCTACCATGAACCCTGGTTCACTAATACGAAGTTATACTTCAATGACTGGCCAAATCATGAGTTGAA GAGTCCCCTAGTGTTGTACTACATGTGCCAGTGTGGGTTCTACATATATAGCATTGCTGCTATTCTCACATGGGAGACTCGaaggaaggatttttcagtGATGTTTACTCACCATGTAATTACTGTTTTACTGATTGGGATTTCATATCTAACAAG TTTTTTTAGGGTTGGCTCCATAATCCTCGCCCTTCATGATGCAAGTGACGTATTCATGGAAGCTGCCAAGGTTTTCAAGTATTCTGGAAGGGAGTTTGGTGCAAGTGTGTGTTTTGGATTCTTTGCTGTTTCGTGGCTCATACTGCGGctaattttctttccattttggGTTATTAAAGCAACGAg CATTGATCTTCAGCAAGTCTTAAGCCTGTCAGAGGGTTTTCATATGTTTCTTTACTATGTTTTTAATACAATGCTCATAATGCTGCTCATCTTCCATATATATTGGTGGAAGCTCATTTGTGCGATGATCTTGAGGCAGCTGAAAAATAGGGGAAAAGTTGGCGAGGATATAAGATCAG ATTCAGATGATGACTGA